The Oxyura jamaicensis isolate SHBP4307 breed ruddy duck chromosome 3, BPBGC_Ojam_1.0, whole genome shotgun sequence genome segment TTCTGGCATATCTCTTTACATTTATTATTGATTCATAAGATGCACTTTTTAAGTAAGCCAAATGTGCCGGTTTTTGTTGTCTGAACAATAACTAATGATTTtttcactaggaaaaaaaaaatcatgcatcGAACCGGCCTATTAATATAACTGCCTTAATGAAAGGAAACCAGAAGGACTGTCTTTCTCATATTGAATCACATATATAGTATTTCTCAGCATTTCCTGTCAAAGCTGTGCttgataaaattgttttcaatcAGAAACTTTCCCAAATACTTGCTTATTCATGGGTGTTTCTTTTTACAGCACCTGTACTGTAGGGTCATTGTATATGCCCAGAGCACCCTGGCATTGCAGCATTACAAAGAAAGTACTTACTCTAATACATCAATATCAGCACAACCTTGCAATATTCAGAGTGTGACATTTGGAAAGAGCAATTCTTGACTACTCGTAAGTTTAAAGCTATCATAAATACCAGTTTCAAAAAGAATGAGGAGACCTAATGATGTAGAGCCCTCTAAAGCTTGTCCATTTGCTGTAGAATCCTTGTGTATGTTCCTAATATACAGGTTGAAACAGTGTTGTGTCCGTCCAAATAAGTAAGGTGTTACTGTGACTGTCTTGGGGCTGTATGGCAATATAAGGAATGAGCTAAGGGAGTATTCATATAAATGTCCTACctattcccttcccttcccttcccttcccttcccttcccttcccttcccttcccttcccttcccttcccttcccttccctctcccttttttgAATGCAGAatctttttcagttcttaatGTGCAAGGAGGAAACACACACAGCTGTAATGGGGTGAAGAAGTTTCACTTGCACCATGTGAAATGGCCACATTTGTGTAACGTACTTTATTCTAGCACTGTTGAGTAAATCCAGTAGAGAAGTTTAACAGCCATGGTACCAAACACTGCTTTTAGGAATTCTGGTGTAAATTTGCAGGAATGAGGCAAAGGAACTGCTCTAGGCATGTGTATGTTTAACTGGCAGCAAATTGGCTCGGAGTTTCCAAACCTGAATCTACATCCCCAGCCTTCAAAGTCAGAGGAAAGCTCCCGTTGACTGCCATGAGCTTTGGACCACACTTGGCAATAGGCTGGGGTCACCCATGTTCTCCACAAGGACTGTTTGGACCTGCCATACCCATTTCTGATGAAGtttcaaagtaaaaattgaaatgaacAGCTGATGTGTCCAAGACActcatttttaacttctttccTCTCCACCTCTCAGCACTTCAGTTTAGGTGTAGCTCAGATTGAAactgtttgtcttgttttggcAGGAATGCTGCAGAATGGGAAGAAGTTTGATTCCTCCAGAGACAGAAACAAGCCCTTCAGGTTCAAGATCGGCAGGCAAGAAGTCATTAAGGGATTTGAAGAAGGTGTTACACAGGTACATAGAAATTATTCTACCTGAATTTCAAACCATGTGAAGGGTGTGTAAGGACAGTAGTGTTCAGTGCAATGTTGAAAAGACCAAGTGGAAATCACAATGTAGAATCCTACATGGTTTTCTTAGTGGTtttaagttgtgccagggaggtttagattggatactGGGGTGAATTTAGTCATAGAAAGGGTGGCTGAGTGTTGGAACAGGCTGTGCAGGGAAGTGGTggggtccccatccctggatatcatagaatcatagaatatcctgggtcggaagggacccataaggatcattgagtccaactcctggcaccgcacaggtctacccaaaaatttagatcgtgactaagtgcacagttcagtctcttcttaaattcatacaggcttggtgcagtgactacttcactggggagcctcttccagtgtgcaaccaccctctcggtgaagaacctcctcccgatgtctagtctaaacttcccctgcctcagcttcaccccgttcccgcaggtcctatcactggtatttatggagaaaaggtcacccgcctctccactcccccttgcgaggaagctgtagactgcaatgaggtccccccctcagcctcctcttctgaacaggcccagtgacctcagccgctcctcatatgtcttcccctctagacccttcaccatctttgtcgccctcctctggacactctccaacagttgaatgtcctttttgtactgtggtgcccagaactgcacacagcactcgaggtgaggccgcacacCGTTATCGTTGTAACGTGGCACTGAGGGATGTGGTGTGATGATGGGACTCAGgaggtcaggctgatggttggacttggtgatgttgaaggtcctttccaacctagatgattctgttcCATGGAGGTATGGTCCATTCAAGCACAATATTTCCTATAGTCCTCCCCTGGCTGGCCAGGGATACCCCCGACTCATGAGGCTTCCCTTGTGGTGTTTGGGAGGGAAGAGATTAAATCCGCTTGCCATGTGTCAACGTGCCATGTAACCCTTGCTTCTTCCCCAGGGCTAGCTAGCACAGATAAACCCCAACAGGCTCTAAAATGTTCCAGGTGGCAGCATTTTATGGAGTGGTTTCTCTTCAGGGCTCTAGAAATGGCCCAAGCTGCCATTTTGATgacctccaccaccaccactttgACCCTTACTGAACAGGGTACCAAACCCCGTTAAGCTTTTATGACCTCAGGCTCCCAGCTACAGAACTTCACATTCAGTGAGCAGCCCTcagccaggaaaaagaaaactgcccTCCGTTAATTACAGCTTGAGTGCCGACATGGTAAAACCTGGCAGGAGCCACACAGGGCAGTTCGTTGCCATCTCTGCGGCGTTTtgtctgcagtgctgtgagGTCCCACTGTGAGGAGTGCAATCAGGGCTCTCAAGTGCAAGAGTGAATGAGATCAGGGTGCAAAATTCCTTGTTATTCCCTATTTCTGGGTCCTGGAGCTCAAAATAGGAGGAAATTGCTCAGGTATTATtaacaggaattattttttatgcttaactaaagagaaggaaagaatgcAAAATGAGAAACTTAGGTTCAGAGGGGTTAGTTTTATCCCAGTCAGAAGCCGCGCAGATAAAGCTCTGGCAAAAAGGTCTGGGTGAATCGGTTTTATCCCTCCCTTAACACTCTCACCGCCTTGTGGCCCTTCATTAGGGTGGCCTGAATCCAGGCCAGCAGTTGGGATCGCCACACACcgccctcctgctcctcctaGCGGATCCCTGACCGAGGTTAAGCCCGTGGCTGTCTTCTGAAGGGTTTGGGGGTGTGACTGACACAAGGCACTTGGGAAAGGCCGCTCACCATGTCTAGCATTTAGATTTGGATTTAGGGATCTGCTCTTACAGCCAGTCCTGTGCTATGAGTGCTCCCTGGATGTGAGGGAGtcacattcacatttttcttctaaccAGAGTGATCAAACCTCCAGCTTTGGCGTATTttagagaaactgaaaagaaattcaacGGGAGAAATTGCATAACCCATAGTCCGGTCCAGTCTCAGGAGAGAAGGCTGATTTAAAATCACTGCATCGAATCAGGGATCATTTCTTGGTCACTGAATATTCAGTCACCAGTGTAGGGTGCACGAGTCCTACTTCAAGAGCCCTCTACCCTCGAATAGTTTGTTGGAAGAAGAGGGTTTTGACTCTTCATACCCCAAATACTGGTGAGTACTTTTACCTCTAGAACTAATCTGGGGTGAGAGAAATGGGCATTTCTCTCTGTCCCAGGGACAAGGACTCTCGTGGAATAAGCAGCACCTGAGATGAGGTGTCTACCTTGGATTTGAGCCTAGGGAAACCTCTTTTGAGTAGGATTGCATCAGTCTACCCACTGCATCTGCCCAGCAGTAGGAAGTTGGACGTTTACAGCATTAGCGTTTGGGCTGCAGTGtaagtcacagaatcatctcagttggaagagacctccaaggtcaccgagtccaacctctgacctaacactaacaagtcctccactaagccatatccctaagttctacatctaaacgtcttttaaagacctccagggatggtgactcagccacttccctgggcagcccattccagtgactaacaaccctttcggtaaagtCATCCTTGCTGGtggctgaagaaggaaaaatgttgctTCTTCACTGCTTCCAAATGAAGCAATGATTGTTGCTTCCCACCTGTGTTCCTGCACTGATTTCTCATGACTACAAAGCTCTGACTGTACCTGTCACTGGGAGCCTTTTCCATAATGCCTGCTGCCGGTGTTACAGGGATCCCGCACCCCTCAGCAGAACTCACACCTCATGCAGCTGCCTCCGGGGTAAGCTGTGTGGAGCAAAGTGTGCCTTGAAAAGCCTTCCTGTTACTCTCAGTCTGGCTCTGGCGATTTAAATAACAGCAGTGAGAAGCCGGATGAATTAGGCCTCTGAGCTGTGGCAGCTTGAGCTTTCTACAGGAGCTGAAAAATGAATCCCATGGTCCTAACTGGCCTCGATTCTGTAACTCTGCCATGTAGCGATTGTTCTTTTCCTCCTAATAttgtgttttatcttttttttcctctcccacacCCAAAAACCAGATGAGCTTAGGACAAAGAGCAAAGCTGACCTGCACACCTGAGATGGCCTACGGGGCCACGGGGCACCCCGGGGTCATCCCTCCCAACGCCACCCTCCTCTTCGACGTGGAGCTGCTCAGGTTGGAGTGAGTCTTCCCGAGGGAGGCACCTGTCGATAACCATCCGTTCCTTCTCCCCTTACCCGCAGGGGGAGAAATCTTCACTGGAATCCTCACCTTCCCTGCTCAAGCTGTCATGTCAGTAGCGCCTGCTGTTAGGTTTCTGAAGCCTTCCTTCTCTCTGGTTTTTTAACTTTGTGGTGTCCGTAGTTGCCTTTTATCGGAAGCTTTGCGAAAAATGTCTACCACTGTAACATTTTCAAgttgtacattttatttaacttgCATGTAATAAACAGTACCGGCGACGattgcaaatatatataaatataaatatatatatatattccttataGAAAAACCACTGCCTTACTGTACActtaaaccaagaaaaaaaataaaaacactaaaggtgctcaaaaaaaatccaatgtaCGCCTTGTACATGAACGGGCATTAGCCAAACAGAGTTACCTGCGCTGCCACTTTTCTCAACTTGTACgttctgcttgctgctgttttaaaaagtactgtctcatttaagaattaaatatatatatataaaacaataaaatattgatactttacaatttctgttttcctttttttttttctttccgcTGGCCACTGGAATTATTTTTGGTGCATAAGATGTCCTTCACACACTCATCCACTGATTTCCTTGTTAATTATTTCCCTCCATACATGAGGACATGTAATTCCATGTGCTTCTGTTACAGACTGCACAGCTGAAGGTCTCTGTGGGACCAGCAGTACCAAGGAGCGTCCAAGTAGGGGCTGCTGGGACAGGGAGGTTTTCTGGCTCTCCATCTCCCCTGCACTGCTGGTGACCCCTCAGCTATGGCCAAAATTTGGCTGCTGAAGAGAGGAAAGGGGATGTTCCTACAGCACAGGCTCAATTCTCTGCCTTTACAACGGTAAAACTGGTGTAACAATTCCTGCTGGAACTgaaataggctgaaaatgagcaaaattaCATGCGCACATCTCACAAAACCAACCTGAATCATGGAATGATGTGGCCACTGAACCTATCTTATTTTTGGGCTGCACTTTGAGGTGCTGGTCACGTTACCTGCAGTCGTACTTCCCGCACCGTGCTCATGGCACTCGAGGCAGCAATATTTCTTTCTACAGTTATATGAATGCACAAAGCAGTGATTCCTCCTCACTTACCTACTTTTAGCAGATAAGGAGAGCTGCCTCTGTACTGATATTTTGCTTTGCCTAAACTTGGTTTCTCAcattttggtttgctttccCCCTCTGCGGTGGAAAAATGTACATCACTGGGGCGTGATGTTAGCTTTATTTAGCCTGACTTTAAGCTATTTGTGTAATTTTTCAACTACTGGGTTTTTGGAACCGTTGCTGTGCTAGTTCCCGTGCGAGTCTCTGCAAGGAAAACACAACCAGTGCAAGGAGCCAGGCTGCAAAGCCACGTAGTGAGGCCGTACCGCCCGGAGGCAAGAGAGGAAAGGGGCACAGAACACCAGGACTACCAATCTGATCGCCAGTGACCACAGATCTCTCTCATCTTCCTCTTGATGTTCATTTTAGCCACAAAGCTGCATTTTAGCTTGTTGATTcataagcaaacaaaccccttctcctgcagcctgtaGTTCAGTGGAGGTTGGCAGAGTAAACACTTGTCTTCCTTAAAACTTTTGGGACCCTTTTTTGGTGGAAACGTAGGATGGCTGCAGCAGCTAGGATGCACACATCTCACCAGGAGTTCTCAGTGAGGACCTTTCCCAAATGCCTcaaaagcaaacagtgctgggaagAATCGATTCAGTGCACCTGGAAAAACTGCATGCTCCCGGTACGCCTCCATCACCTCTCCACCCTGCTGCTGTGTACACAAGAGCTGGGACATcgctctccttttcctcttcacaggGTTTCTTACCAGggagaaagataaaaacaaaaaacaaacaaaaaaacaaacaaaaaacaaacaaacaaaaaaaccaacaactaGGCACCTTTCCAGTGCCCTCAGCCGTACAACCCCGCAATTAACCAGCCTGTAAATCCTCGTTACAGCTGCTTGATGACGCTCTCTCCCTCATCGCCCCTCTCTCTTCAGAGACCTTTGTTGGAAGCGGagattattacatttttcatgccaatttcattacaaaaaaaaaaatctgaaaggaaaactaaTTGTGCTTTGTGAAACTTAGGGAAATTAAGTCTTCAAGGAAATGTAATCTGCAGCTCTTTATTTGACTGCAAAtgtgttaatttatttaattgtatCATCGATCAACACAGTACATATAATTATTACCACTATATAATGGATTGGAAAAAATTTACTGTCGCTGCCTGGGTAATCAGATATGCTCTTGTTACTAATTTCTAAACAgtagagatggaaaaaaatgaccttCCAGGCTTAATTTCATGCCCTA includes the following:
- the FKBP1B gene encoding peptidyl-prolyl cis-trans isomerase FKBP1B isoform X1, coding for MGVEIETISPGDGRTFPKKGQTCVVHYTGMLQNGKKFDSSRDRNKPFRFKIGRQEVIKGFEEGVTQMSLGQRAKLTCTPEMAYGATGHPGVIPPNATLLFDVELLRLE
- the FKBP1B gene encoding peptidyl-prolyl cis-trans isomerase FKBP1B isoform X2 translates to MLQNGKKFDSSRDRNKPFRFKIGRQEVIKGFEEGVTQMSLGQRAKLTCTPEMAYGATGHPGVIPPNATLLFDVELLRLE